From the genome of Nicotiana tabacum cultivar K326 chromosome 2, ASM71507v2, whole genome shotgun sequence:
ATAACAATGTAGAATAGGAATTAGtcttttttaaagaaagaaagaCAGCAACTTTAAATTCTCTGACTTTTCAATAAGAATGGATAAATACTCATTCGATGCACTTAAACGTGTCATAAGTACCTGGACTAGACCCTTCTTCCAATATTTGTCGAAACTGATCTATTTTCCCTTGTTTAAAATATTCCCTCTGCAAAATCCATCATACATGGAGGGGAAGACATAGAAAATTTTTAGAGAAACAAAAACCAAGCATTGCGAAACGCGAGACTTATCATTCAAGTTTTCTATTTAAATTTTGTAAAACTGCTCTTATCCCCTCTACAACATAAACACCAAGCACAAATTCTATTTAATGCAACAAAAATTCGCATGCCACTAAACTGAACATTCCAACAAAAGGTCAAACAAAAATGAGCTGATAATACACAAAGCAACATAATTTCCTACATGTGAAATTTCAACACCTATGTGtgttgagagatagagagagacgtagagagagagagagagagagagagagagagagagagagagagagagagagagagagagagagagagagagagagagagagagagagagagagagagagagagagagagaattgaaCGTACAGCGATAATAAGCCAGAGATCAAGAGGAGCTTGTTCAGCCTTGAGAATGTCAAGAATATCAGAAGCATCCCTTGGGAGTTGGTCCAATGATACTCTAACTTCCTCCTCGGAATTTTGTACTGGAATGTATACACTCGCCATTCAATTTCGCCTCAAATTCAACCAATAAATAGCAAAACCCTAGGGTTCTTTATAACGAAGAAGAAGCATATATAAGAGCTTTCAATTTGGAAAACTTCAAATTCTGTAAAGAACTGAGCGAATATATATATGACTCTGTGTGTGTGTCTTCTCGAGCTGGTTGATTATTACAGTAGCTTCGAAACACAGAGTGGTGGGTTGATTATTACCCAGGAGCTCTCTTGATTTTATTTGTAATGTAATTTCGCGCAGATTAGAgtgttgtgtgtatatatatgctTATCTATGTTTTTCCTCTTTTGTCCTTAAGTTTTTCTATTTGTTCACTACCCTTTTAATGGGAAGATCTCATGATTATTTGAGTGTTCTAATTATTTTGGATCTATAGTTCAATGCTGAAATTATATATCCTAAGGAATCGTTTGGTAATtgggtaatatcataatcttgcGATAGTATTTGATAGAAACCAAAAATGTTAATTTCTAGCAAACTTTATAGACTAAAATTGATCAGTTCATACTTAAGGGACTAGTTTGAGCCTTACCTTAAACATAAGGGATGATTGTCGTCTATAAGAGTATAAGGTCGCCGATCCTAAAAGCGACCTTGTATTTCTTCTAAAAGACAAAACTACCCTCTCAAATTCCTCCTGTATCCACATATATAGAGGTCACCTATCCTAAAGGCGACCCTTATATTTCTTCTAAAAGACAAAATTACCCTCTTAAGACGCCTACTTTCTTTTCAAATGCACTGCTCTTTCATCTCATCTCCTCAGTTGAATTCAAAACCTTTGAGATTCGACGAACACAATCAAAATCCAAACCTAAATTCTTCACTGATCGATCGATCATCTGTCGATTCATCAATTATGCAGAAAAATTACAGCTATAAATATCCTCATTGTTATAAATTCGAGATTAATGGAGTGGCGGAATGCAGCTTTTATCACTCGAAATTAGGAGTTTCGCCTAACACGAGAACAGTTTCTAAAGCTCACGATCGTCATCATTTTGATTTGTCGTTGAAAACACGCGCTTTCAACGTTTTTTTGGTTGTCAGTGATTCCGTTTTGGTCGGTTTACAGGTATAAAGTATTAGTACATTTTTCACTGCTGTTGGCTGTAGCTTATGTGAAGTTTGAATTATTGATTTTGCGGTCTAAATAGTATTACTTCAGTACTTCTTTTCAACTATTGAGCTAGAAACTATAAACTATCAGCAGATTTTTTTTGTGTGAAttagttgaataaaatatgtatcCTATGAGCTACGAATAGTGAGGTTTTACTACCTTTCTTGTTAAATCAAAGAAAGGGAGGCATTACTCAAATTTAACTAGTCTCcaacaagaagaaaaaggaagtttAAATGTCATGAAATTGAGGATTTTAGAACCAGTAGTCAAGGACAGATTTTACACCAAACAGGGCAACAAAACAAGCAGACTTTAGCTCATAAGTTAGCCAAAAAGATACCAACATCTCCAAACCAAATACTGGAACGAGCTTGCCCAGCATAAAcgattttagttttatttttgacaAGTTCCTTAAGATGCCAATTTAGCATTGTTTTCTATTGATAAAGGTTTTACTTGTTCAAGCATCTTATTAACAGAGAATCTATTGGGGAAAAGTAGTGTTGTTGGCCTCTGGCATTAAGAATTAGTATGCAGGTTTCTGCTGTATGAACTGTGTGTTTGCCCAGGTTGTTGTGGCAATTAACACTGAAGAGAAGTTCAACATTGGGGTCATTAGATTAAAAAAAACAGATGTGTACTCCTTCGCTGATTAATAATAGCTCATTATTAGTTATTAAGTTTTTCTGATACGTATAGCAGCATATAACTGTAATCTTTTATTTTAGGAAACACATGTAAtggtagttttttattttttggagaaCTTGTAGTAGGAATTTTAGAGACATATGGAAATCGCAGGACATGTTCATCAATATTATTCTTTTTTCCTAAATAAACAGTTGACATTGATTTATGGAAATTCTCAGGCTCTGTCTATGATTATTTTCTGCAGTGCTTCAGGTACTGTTTCTTATGCTTAGTTCCACAATATTGTAATTCGTAACATCAGTTTTGCTATCATCACTATTTGGCTAGAGATCTAGCTTCTCCATATTCATCTACAGTAAATCAACATAAAACTGAAATTACTCTTTGTATGCTATCATTGCTTAACCACTCTTTCTATTTTATATCGAGGACCACCTTTATTTTGACACACTCAATTCATAAGCTCATCTACACGAAAAGGAAAATATCAGACatgatttttttcttattttgtggGAAACTTCAACACATAATAACTGGATGTATCCTAATTAAGCCGGTGAAACATGATCTGAGCTCCATGTTGGGGTTGAAGAGTCATAACAGTATAAGGAGCATGGGCATAAGTTGGTGAGAGCTTGAAGGAGAATTGCTTTAGTATCATAGAGAGTGCAACCTTTGCTTCTATCATTGCAAAATTTTGGCCAATACAAGTCCTTGGTccccatccaaatggcatgaatGCCATCTGTGTTTGATCTTTGCAAGCatttgaaattccttccgcgAACCTCTCTGGTTTAAATTCTTCTGCATCGTCTCCCCATAGCTCAGTATCGCGGTTAATTAGCATTATAGGTAGTGTCAGATCCATCCCTTCTGGAATTGAGAGATCTCCTATTCTACAGTCCTTGTAAGCACGTTTATATAGAGCAATCACTGGCGGATATAGCCTGAGAACTTCATTGAGTATCATTGTTACCTGCAAAAGACACAAGTTTGAAGTGGCTTATTACTCGTTTTGGCAAATTGAATTTGTTTCAAAGTAAAGATGAATACTCACAattctgaggtggcttattgcttcAGCATCAGGATTCTTCTCCCTACATACATGTAAAACTTCTTGCCTTGCCTTTTCTTGCCAATCCTGGTGTATAGCCAAGACAATAAGAGTCCATGTCAATAAGCTTGCTGTTGTTTCATGACCAGCAAGGTAAAATTGTTTGCATTCTTCTATTATGTCCTCCATTGTCATATGGCTATTATTTAGTGAATTGTTCTCTCTGTTAGTTTGCAAGAGCAAACCAAGTAAGTCATCTCCCCTGGTTTGTCCAGTGCTGATCATGTTATCCTTTGTGTCGACGATTCTTTTAAGCATTGAAGTGATCCTTCTGTCCAGTTCCTTTCTTCTGCGATTCTTCTTTGTTGGAACAAATCTGTATATGATAATTTTTCAGAACTTTGACAAAATTTCTTAAGAAAGTCGTTGTAGTTGTTAAGAGGACATGTTCTATTACCTAAAACCGGGAATATATAACATTCCCATGGCTTCTATGACAAGTTGTTGCAGTTCTTTTTGAAGTTCTAGGATCTTCTTTCCATCTTCATAGCTACTTCCAAATGCTGTTCTTGAAATGATATCACCAGTAAGATCTTGAAATGCAGGCCAAATATCTATTTCTGAAGTTCCCTCATGGCTAATTGAGTTCATCCACTTCTCTATCATACATGCACAGCTTTCTGCAATTGTTGGGATCATGCCCTGTAAATGGAAATCAAAATGAATAAGATGTCCCCTTTGATTAGAGGCCGGTCAAAGATTTTAGCTTCATGAGTTCAACATTTAAAGTTTTTAAAACTGAGCTCACTGTACTTTTGAAATTACTGGTTGAGAATCTAACAAAAATGAGCATTCTTGAAGTCGAGAAACTAACCTTCAATTTTTCCAAGTGGAAAGCAGGGTTGATTATCTTTCTGTGCATAGCCCATTTTTCACCATGTAGAGTTGTCAATCCTTTAGTTAGAATCAGAATAAGAGGGTTCAATGGTGGTAAATGGAAGTGACCTTGCTTGTTTAAGAGCACTTCTTTTATCAATGTTGGATCCATGATGATCAATCTTGGTGATGTCCCAAGCCAACTAAGAGATATCTTCCCTGCAAGCATTTTCATTTTAGCTCATAAATTTTGTGAATTAAAATAATCTGATAATAGTGGTAAAATTTGTGTTGCAACCACGGGGGGAGCTATTCAGCGGCCAGTTACAACttagaacccataaacttcaaatcctagCTTCGCCTCTGGTTGCATCTACTTGGAGGGAATAAGTGTCTTGAATTCTTTACAGTTAAGAAAAATATTCTTGATTTATAGCTTATATAATAGGAAAAGATGAAACTCGACTagataacaataaaaaaaaaatgactttACCATATTTTTCGACCATATAATGCGTGAATGGATCAACACGTGGCGCAATATCGTGGGTTAAGCCAATTGGCTTGGACCAAGCTTCATCCATTTGCTTGCCAACATCTTTGAGGTCTCCAAGTAACAACTTGTAATGAGTGCCTTTGAATCCTTGCTGTTTCAAGCGCTTCTCCAGCAACTTTGGTTTTAACAGGATGGAGTAGCAAAATTTCAGAAGAAAATAGCTTAATATAAGCAAAGGAAACATAAATAGAGAAATGAATACGAGATTTGCCATCAGTATGAAAAAGTTTTATAATTCAATCCAGTTGCAATGCTTAAACTCTGAGATAACTACTATATGAGGGTAGTCATACTTATATATCCGTTTTCAATATTTGGCTTCAAAATTTAGTCAAATGTACTTGTTGGAAAAGTTAAAATGTTGACTAAGGATATAAATTAAACTTGATTAACTTGGAGAATAAGGCAACAATTATATATGTTCCTTTTCTAGAAAAGAACCAATTAAAGTTTGATTTGAGACTTGGACTAAACAAGTTTCTACAAAGGTGCAATAAGATAATACAATATGATAATTGAGCCTTGATGTCACTGGGCGTGCGATTTACTTTTGAGGTAGCTGTTGGCGGTGGCAAATAGTAGATTAAAAATTAGTCATCCCGCTATCCCAATATATATAATATTCTTTCTTTGTAATCTCTTTATAAAAGAGTAACATTTTTGTACAAGAAACGATTTAACTTAAAATTTCTCATTTATTTAGTGAGAGGATTTATAGTCATATaaatttttatgatttatttTGGATCATatgtttcaaaagtttttttttttaaacttcatgCTCAATCAAACAACCTCGTATAAATTGGAAGGGATAGAATTAGGAGCGTATCTAAGTCTTAGGGTATGGGTTCACGTGAAACCATTCTCCTCTCCCTAAATCATATATAGTAATGTTATATTTCTTAAAAATTACTTAATTATATGTGTGTGAACACATGCTTAAAGACTCCTATAGTGCAATAATCATTGGGTGCACCTCTACGAGTGAAATTGGTGGTTCAAATCCCACTCCGGACGGTCTTGTTTTCGGCACGGAGTATAGATATATACATGAAAatcattaaaattttaaaaagaatagaattttgaacctataatttcaaaagtgtAGATACTAAAGTTAAACTcgtcaaatataaattctaaaTCTGTATCTTCACAATAGCGCACCCATCCTCTTCAAATCATGGATCCGCCTCCGGATAGAATACTGAAATATAATTGTTGGTGTTAAAAACTTGAAGTACATAATTTCAAACTACGATACCcatgtgaacaactaatttttgaccacatccaaattctatactattttagtgtaaatattttctttaggtataattaatatatatatatatatatatatatatatatatatatatatatattttaattatacctaaagaaaatatttacactaaaatagtatagaatttacaaaatgaaaatattgtaaagagaaaATGAAATTATATACGATctcttttaattatattttatttctatttgtaaagagaaaatgaaaatttacaaaaataaaataaaatatatatatacgatctcttttaattataattttaataaataagcTATGTATTTTTCTTagtattatttaaattatatataaatagttagatttcttatatatatatatatatatatatatatatatatatatatatatatttttagtaaACTTTTTTTGTGTTAATATTTTAATTGAAATTTACTTCTAAAAGAAaacatacaaaaaaatatatatagttaaaTTTCCGTAACTTTCAAAAAATTTAGTAAACTTTATTATTAAAACAATGTCACATATCCCATGactcttacaaaaaaaaaagaaaaaaaagagataaaaatagtAACAATCCCTAACTTCCCCATTCCCTCACGTCTCCTCTCCCCACAAATCCTAACTCCCTCACGTCCCTTTCCCCACTTTCCCCACTCCCTCACGTCAAAATCCCAACCACCACATCCCGGAGAATCCTTTATAAATTCTTTGGCACATGAGGAGAGGGGGGAGGAATCTGAAGCAAAAAAAAAacggaagaaaaagaagaggaagctAGTCATTTGGAAAAACTTATGTACTGCCGCAGCTCTCAACCCCAAAAAACGCCGAACACCACCATTTTTAACTCACGACCTTCATAGCCATGTAACCAGCCAAGCACCTCATCACCATTTTTAACTCACCATTGAAATAGCCCCAAAATCACCAAAAATCAGCTCcttatttccaaaaaaaaaaaaaaaaaacaccttGAACCAGTTCCCTTCTTCACATGAAACGGCAGCAAAAATCAACCCGTTTGAGTCGAGATTGTTTAGGCCATTGTACGAGTTTATCGGAAGTAGATTCTAGCTTCTGTTTTCGTTTTCGGCAAAGTTTGCCGATGTCAGATTTGTTTGTGCAAAGTTGTTATTGAAAGCTAAAGAAAGGTCCATTCTATCCACCCTTGTTTGTTTCAAATACTTTGCTTGCGTGTATCTGGTATGCCGTACGTATTTAGTGAGAATGAAATTTTCTCTTATGGCTGATTGTTTGGTTTATTTGATTGTTGAGCTTTTCTTAGTTAAATAAATAAAGTTGATGGAACATAATACTTAAGTGTTAGTTTCTTAAATAAGGATTCATGTTCACTTTCTTTATTAAAAACTTGACATGGCAGAATTGGTATGGATTTAAGTTATTAATATTTAGCAAAGTCTTGGAAATAATTGGATCGTATCTTACTGTTTGTATGCTTAGGTTACTCATATCTTATATTAGCACGTTGTCTTGTTTTATCTACtttattagttaattatttgattgtatcTTAAGTCTTTGACTGATAGTGATAGTCAGTAGAAGAAATCAAAGGGGCCATAGATTGTGATAAGTAAAATTAGCAAGCCGGCCCATATTAAATAGTGCAGCCTTTTAAGACAAATAATTTagtactaaaaatattttttttttctagaaaAATAATTCATTCAAATCGCTAGCATACTTTAGGCATGTGTTAAATCAAATTATTATTGTTATGTATACGTCTgtgtgacataattatgattcccaaattaaaggtaaagtatgtgttcgcgcaaaTTTGACAAAacaatcttaaaaataataaagtattattaattgtgtacacgtccACGTGACATGATTCATGACACACCAaacaaaacgaatacacgtatgcgtgattcgtttcaagataattccataattataaataattaagTAATTGAAAGCGGTTTAAGACAAAAGTGCACAAAGTTTCCTAGAACCTAAAATATCCAGAATTGGTTGAGCCAGGTATAATTATtaaaagtgaccgtgctaaaaccacggaatccgggagtgcctcacaccttctctcgggttaacagaattccttacccggtcttctgtgttcgcggaccgtaaTTCGGAGtcaaaacttcctcgatttggaatttcaaataaaccggtgacttgggacaccataataattatcccaagtgacgactctgattaaataaataatctcatttcgaataatatcacttaaattgaaaaatctCCTTTGGTACCTATTCATCGGGAAAAGGGGAGATGTGACAACCCGTCTCAAGATAATCCAGTACAAAGCTTTGTCATATTTCTCCTGGTCCTTTTCTAGATATTTAATGGGGAATAGTTAGTATCTTGGAGAGCAAGGTATAGAAATGACGGGTGATTAATAAACTTTACTTTCACACTTGATTTTCTAGAAAGATAATTATCTTGGATCAAATTTGTTTAGCTAAAGCGAAAGATACTAACGGAGTAGAATAGAAGAGACAGTAAAGTAGATGGTTACATACCGAATTGGGCACGTTTTTCTCCCCTTCCTTTCTCTCATTCCTAAAAGAAAAGAGATTTCTTATGAAGTTATATATCATGCTGAAAATTTGCTAAAATCGAACCACATATCCAGAAAATAATTAATCTATATTTTGGCACTCAAGGTGGATCTTATCGCAGGCACGTCGTGATATATCTGAAAATTCGATGCTCGTGTATTTTTAGGCTGCCTCTTACTACTTATGATAAGAACTTATTCTTATAGAGTTACCTCCAA
Proteins encoded in this window:
- the LOC107779417 gene encoding cytochrome P450 72A397-like — encoded protein: MANLVFISLFMFPLLILSYFLLKFCYSILLKPKLLEKRLKQQGFKGTHYKLLLGDLKDVGKQMDEAWSKPIGLTHDIAPRVDPFTHYMVEKYGKISLSWLGTSPRLIIMDPTLIKEVLLNKQGHFHLPPLNPLILILTKGLTTLHGEKWAMHRKIINPAFHLEKLKGMIPTIAESCACMIEKWMNSISHEGTSEIDIWPAFQDLTGDIISRTAFGSSYEDGKKILELQKELQQLVIEAMGMLYIPGFRFVPTKKNRRRKELDRRITSMLKRIVDTKDNMISTGQTRGDDLLGLLLQTNRENNSLNNSHMTMEDIIEECKQFYLAGHETTASLLTWTLIVLAIHQDWQEKARQEVLHVCREKNPDAEAISHLRIVTMILNEVLRLYPPVIALYKRAYKDCRIGDLSIPEGMDLTLPIMLINRDTELWGDDAEEFKPERFAEGISNACKDQTQMAFMPFGWGPRTCIGQNFAMIEAKVALSMILKQFSFKLSPTYAHAPYTVMTLQPQHGAQIMFHRLN